The following proteins are co-located in the Nocardia bhagyanarayanae genome:
- a CDS encoding decaprenylphospho-beta-D-erythro-pentofuranosid-2-ulose 2-reductase, with amino-acid sequence MINAVGNPQTILLLGGTSEIGLAICAEYLKKGPARIVLATLPNDPLREGAVAQMEAAGASKVEVVDFDALDTDSHPKVIDAAWSGGDVDVAIVAFGLLGDAEQLWQDQRKAVQIAGINYTAAVSVGVLVGEKMKAQGYGRIIAMSSVAGERVRRSNFVYGSTKAGLDGFYLGLGEALRPFGPRVLVIRPGQVRTKTTLDHWKATGAKEAPFTVDKEEVAALAVAASQKGKELIWAPGPVRYLMSIIRHIPRPIFRKLPL; translated from the coding sequence GTGATCAATGCCGTAGGCAACCCGCAGACCATCCTGCTGCTGGGCGGTACCTCGGAGATCGGGCTCGCGATCTGTGCCGAGTACCTGAAGAAGGGGCCGGCGCGGATCGTCCTCGCGACCCTGCCCAACGATCCGCTGCGCGAGGGCGCGGTGGCTCAGATGGAGGCCGCGGGCGCGAGCAAGGTCGAGGTCGTCGACTTCGACGCGCTCGACACCGACTCGCACCCGAAGGTGATCGACGCGGCCTGGTCCGGCGGTGACGTGGACGTCGCCATCGTGGCCTTCGGCTTGCTCGGCGACGCCGAACAACTGTGGCAGGACCAGCGCAAGGCCGTGCAGATCGCCGGAATCAACTACACCGCGGCGGTTTCCGTCGGCGTGCTGGTCGGCGAGAAGATGAAGGCGCAGGGTTACGGGCGCATCATCGCCATGTCCTCGGTGGCCGGTGAGCGGGTGCGCCGCTCCAACTTCGTCTACGGCTCGACCAAGGCCGGCCTGGACGGCTTCTACCTCGGCCTCGGCGAGGCGCTGCGCCCCTTCGGCCCCCGCGTCCTCGTCATCCGCCCCGGCCAGGTGCGCACCAAGACGACCCTGGACCACTGGAAGGCCACCGGCGCCAAGGAAGCCCCGTTCACCGTCGACAAGGAAGAAGTGGCGGCACTCGCCGTAGCGGCCTCCCAAAAGGGCAAGGAGCTCATCTGGGCCCCCGGCCCCGTCCGCTACCTCATGTCCATCATCCGCCACATCCCCCGCCCCATCTTCCGCAAACTCCCCCTCTGA
- a CDS encoding glycosyl transferase, giving the protein MLLDSADRDTTQRSAGGSAAARPGLLERPAIARLRANRADLLAGLGYLVLATAVLSGQWRDTDSGYLIKSGQDQTMWEWFFAVTAHSVAQLESPLGTNLQNFPAGVNMMANTAMFGVGVPLTPVTLLFGPTVTFVLALTLGLATTAYAWYWLFARELVSSRAAAAIGGLFCGFAPAMISHANAHPNFVALALLPIIAGLLIRLARAVTDAAPRNRIRDAIVLALLVAAQIALGEEPLLIFALAFGLFVVVYHLHEPRQGARVLRALAPTVAAAAGLTLLLTAVPLWWQFFGPQSYRSIDHGPMGNDLKTLVQFPSESLGGAWAPGQYVAINETEQNAYFGWPLLLVLTATVALLWRDRVVRAAAVVIAVFGVLSLGSVATVGKRPTGVELPWALAERVPLLNSVLETRLTMAAVPAIAAVFALASDRAVASWKQSAADWKPLAWFTALTFALVPLTPTVLPVTERAPAPRFFTDGAVRQYVDDGSVVVIPPPRPPDARALRWQADANFVFPLADGYFVGPTGAEKKGSYGPEARRTAMLLVKAQDTGAVPPIGAEERAAALADLRYWRADVLVLPTAKNSDVLASAVTQLLGFAPARVDDVWIWDVRALD; this is encoded by the coding sequence GTGCTTTTGGACAGCGCCGATCGGGATACGACACAGCGATCGGCGGGAGGTAGCGCGGCCGCCAGGCCGGGCCTGCTCGAGCGCCCCGCGATCGCGCGACTGCGTGCCAACCGGGCGGATCTGCTGGCCGGCCTCGGCTATCTCGTCCTGGCCACCGCCGTGCTCTCCGGTCAATGGCGCGACACCGACAGCGGCTACCTGATCAAGAGCGGTCAGGACCAGACCATGTGGGAGTGGTTCTTCGCGGTGACCGCGCATTCGGTCGCACAGCTGGAGAGCCCGCTGGGGACGAACCTGCAGAATTTCCCGGCCGGGGTGAACATGATGGCCAACACGGCCATGTTCGGCGTCGGCGTCCCGCTCACGCCGGTCACCCTGCTCTTCGGTCCGACGGTCACGTTCGTGCTCGCGCTCACCCTCGGCTTAGCCACGACGGCCTACGCCTGGTACTGGCTGTTCGCGCGCGAACTGGTGAGCTCGCGCGCGGCCGCGGCGATCGGCGGCCTGTTCTGCGGGTTCGCCCCCGCGATGATCTCGCACGCCAACGCGCACCCGAACTTCGTCGCGCTGGCGCTGCTGCCGATCATCGCCGGACTGCTCATACGGTTAGCGCGCGCGGTCACCGATGCCGCGCCGCGCAACCGGATCAGGGACGCGATCGTGCTCGCCTTGCTCGTCGCCGCGCAGATCGCGCTCGGCGAGGAGCCGCTGCTGATCTTCGCCCTCGCGTTCGGGCTGTTCGTGGTCGTGTACCACCTGCACGAGCCCCGGCAAGGCGCGCGCGTGCTGCGTGCGCTCGCCCCGACGGTCGCCGCGGCCGCGGGACTCACCCTGCTGCTCACGGCGGTCCCGCTGTGGTGGCAGTTCTTCGGTCCGCAGAGCTATCGCTCGATCGACCACGGTCCGATGGGCAACGATCTGAAGACCCTGGTGCAGTTCCCGTCCGAATCCCTCGGCGGCGCGTGGGCTCCCGGCCAGTACGTGGCGATCAACGAGACCGAACAGAACGCCTACTTCGGCTGGCCGCTGCTGCTGGTGCTGACCGCCACCGTGGCGCTGCTCTGGCGCGATCGGGTGGTGCGCGCGGCGGCCGTGGTGATCGCGGTGTTCGGCGTGCTCTCGCTCGGCTCCGTTGCCACCGTCGGCAAGCGCCCGACCGGCGTCGAATTGCCGTGGGCGCTGGCCGAGCGGGTCCCGCTGCTGAATTCGGTGCTGGAGACCCGGCTGACGATGGCCGCCGTGCCCGCGATCGCCGCGGTGTTCGCGCTGGCCTCCGATCGCGCCGTCGCGTCCTGGAAACAGTCGGCGGCGGACTGGAAGCCGCTGGCCTGGTTCACGGCGCTGACCTTCGCGCTGGTGCCGCTGACGCCGACCGTCCTGCCCGTGACCGAACGCGCGCCCGCGCCGCGCTTCTTCACCGACGGGGCGGTGCGGCAGTACGTGGACGACGGCTCGGTCGTCGTGATCCCGCCCCCGCGTCCGCCCGACGCGCGAGCGCTGCGCTGGCAGGCCGACGCGAACTTCGTATTCCCGCTCGCCGACGGCTATTTCGTCGGACCGACCGGAGCCGAGAAGAAGGGCAGCTACGGACCCGAGGCCCGGCGGACCGCCATGCTCCTGGTGAAAGCGCAGGACACCGGGGCCGTGCCGCCGATCGGCGCCGAGGAGCGGGCCGCGGCGCTGGCGGATCTGCGGTACTGGCGGGCCGACGTGCTCGTGCTACCGACCGCGAAGAATTCCGACGTGCTCGCCAGCGCCGTCACCCAGCTGCTGGGCTTCGCCCCGGCGCGCGTCGACGACGTGTGGATCTGGGACGTCCGCGCGCTGGACTGA
- a CDS encoding GtrA family protein translates to MRVQAEPHLPLPAELPLVDEPAGTDVDLKTQIIRFTVTGGLSAIVDFGLYVLLYALGLPVWLAKSIGFIAGTTTAYLINRRWTFQAPPSRARFAAVVALYATTFAVQVGINQVLYYAIGEQWWRVPLAFVVAQGTATVINFVVQRLVIFKIH, encoded by the coding sequence GTGCGCGTGCAAGCCGAACCCCACCTGCCGCTCCCGGCCGAACTGCCGCTGGTCGACGAGCCCGCCGGTACCGATGTCGACCTGAAGACGCAGATCATCCGGTTCACCGTGACCGGCGGCCTGTCGGCGATCGTGGACTTCGGGCTGTACGTCCTGCTGTACGCGCTGGGCCTGCCGGTCTGGCTCGCCAAGTCCATCGGCTTCATCGCGGGCACCACCACGGCGTACCTGATCAACCGCAGGTGGACGTTCCAGGCGCCGCCGAGCCGCGCCCGCTTCGCCGCCGTCGTCGCGCTGTACGCCACGACCTTCGCCGTGCAGGTCGGCATCAACCAGGTGCTGTACTACGCGATCGGCGAGCAGTGGTGGCGGGTGCCGCTGGCGTTCGTCGTCGCGCAGGGCACCGCGACCGTCATCAACTTCGTCGTGCAGCGGCTGGTGATCTTCAAGATCCACTGA
- a CDS encoding FAD-binding oxidoreductase, with amino-acid sequence MPMSTKASTATTTNGVSGTAGSTDNGAASADSFALPTRTLALTGWGRTAPTSAEVLSTSDPEVIAKAVAMVAEDNDGKPAHLRRGVIARGLGRSYGDNAQNAGGLVVDMTALNKIHRIDRDTRLVDVDAGVNLDQLMKAALPFGLWVPVLPGTRQVTIGGAIGSDIHGKNHHSAGSFGNHVRSMELLTADGTVQHITPKKNAKLFWATIGGCGLTGIILRATIEMTPTETAYFIADGDVTPTLDDTIAFHSDGSEDRYEYSSAWFDAISPEPKLGRAAISRGNLAKLDQLPKKLQKDPLRFNGKTFFTLPDVFPNGLANKYTFTPIGELWYRKSGTYRGKVQNLTQFYHPLDMLGEWNRGYGSNGFLQYQFVVPPESVDEFKRIIIDIQRSGFYSFLNVFKLFGPGNQAPLSFPMPGWNICVDFPISAGLNEFVTDLDRRVLEFGGRLYTGKDSRTTAETFHQMYPRIDEWIKVRRSVDPTGVFMSDMARRLELQ; translated from the coding sequence ATGCCGATGTCCACGAAAGCTTCGACCGCCACCACGACGAACGGTGTCAGCGGGACCGCAGGTAGCACCGACAACGGCGCTGCGAGCGCCGACAGCTTCGCGCTGCCGACCCGGACCCTGGCGCTGACCGGGTGGGGTCGCACCGCGCCAACCTCCGCCGAAGTGCTCTCGACCAGCGATCCGGAAGTGATCGCCAAGGCCGTCGCCATGGTCGCCGAGGACAACGACGGCAAGCCCGCCCATCTACGCCGCGGCGTGATCGCCCGCGGGCTAGGCCGTTCCTACGGCGACAACGCCCAGAACGCGGGCGGCCTCGTCGTCGACATGACCGCGCTGAACAAGATCCACCGCATCGACCGCGACACCCGCCTGGTCGACGTGGACGCGGGCGTGAACCTCGACCAGCTGATGAAGGCCGCGCTGCCGTTCGGCCTGTGGGTCCCGGTGCTGCCCGGCACCAGGCAGGTCACCATCGGCGGCGCGATCGGCTCCGATATCCACGGCAAGAACCATCACAGCGCGGGCAGCTTCGGCAACCACGTGCGTTCGATGGAGCTGCTCACCGCCGACGGCACCGTGCAGCACATCACGCCGAAGAAGAACGCCAAGCTGTTCTGGGCCACCATCGGCGGCTGCGGTCTGACCGGCATCATCCTGCGCGCCACCATCGAGATGACGCCGACGGAGACCGCGTACTTCATCGCCGACGGTGATGTGACGCCGACGCTGGACGACACCATCGCCTTCCACAGCGACGGCTCCGAGGACCGCTACGAGTACAGCTCCGCGTGGTTCGACGCGATCAGCCCCGAACCCAAGCTGGGCCGGGCCGCGATCTCGCGCGGCAACCTGGCCAAGCTGGATCAGCTGCCGAAGAAGTTGCAGAAGGATCCGCTGCGGTTCAACGGCAAGACGTTCTTCACGCTGCCGGACGTGTTCCCGAACGGGCTGGCCAACAAGTACACCTTCACCCCGATCGGCGAGCTCTGGTACCGCAAGTCGGGCACCTACCGCGGCAAGGTGCAGAACCTGACGCAGTTCTATCACCCGCTCGACATGCTGGGTGAATGGAACCGCGGCTACGGCTCCAACGGCTTCCTGCAGTACCAGTTCGTGGTGCCGCCGGAGTCGGTGGACGAGTTCAAGCGGATCATCATCGATATCCAGCGGTCCGGGTTCTACTCGTTCCTCAATGTTTTCAAGCTCTTCGGCCCGGGTAACCAAGCGCCGCTGAGCTTCCCGATGCCCGGCTGGAACATCTGCGTCGACTTCCCGATCTCGGCGGGCCTCAACGAGTTCGTCACCGATCTGGACCGCCGGGTGCTCGAATTCGGCGGGCGGCTCTACACCGGCAAGGACTCGCGCACCACCGCCGAGACCTTCCACCAGATGTACCCGCGGATCGACGAGTGGATCAAGGTCCGCCGAAGTGTTGATCCCACAGGCGTTTTCATGTCCGATATGGCGAGAAGGCTGGAGCTTCAGTGA
- a CDS encoding arabinofuranosyltransferase, which yields MAGVVAAVGLFAFSLVEWPAFNSSNVTRALTTVGQVGAAVLVVAAVWLLRVRRWPWVAKVLSWVGISAFVTVTLGMPLAATKLYLFGVSVDQEFRTEYLTRLTDSAALRDMTYADVPPFYPAGWFWVGGRVANVLGMDGWEAFKPYAIGSLAVAAVLALVLWTRLIRADWAVAVTAATTAVTVTYASPEAYSAVIVVLLPPALVLAWGALYRPVEDAARATAVRADGTNPPNGPGAVGADQVETDDRAATATAPAAPVTRAPRTAGGWGAVVGAGLFLGVAATFYTLHFLVAAFAIALMGLVAAVAEVYQRRAAQHPRAARRAATSPTAVPSGPAWRAAVPPLVRLAAIAVISGLVASVVWLPYLLESLTTTTPSSGTALHYLPESGAELPLPMTEFTLLGGLCLIGTVWLVVRAGSSRRAQALGIGVVAIYLWSLLSMLATAAGTTLLSFRLEAPLLVLLAAAGAFGFVEGARAAYQAFNEPARFRVAVVALAIVGALAFVQDIPHVLTPEITTAYTDTDGDGNRADKRPPSAVSYYDEIDAALLAQTGRPRDESVVLTADTSFLSFYPYWGFQALTSHYANPLAHFAGRAATIKDWSKLDSPAKLLEAMDKSPWRAPDAFLFRRGGDAYTLRLAEDVYPNDPNVKRYSVSFPKELFEDPAFTTTDIGPFTLITVRR from the coding sequence ATGGCCGGGGTGGTGGCTGCCGTGGGGTTGTTCGCGTTTTCGTTGGTGGAGTGGCCTGCGTTCAATTCGTCGAATGTGACGCGGGCGTTGACGACGGTGGGGCAGGTGGGGGCGGCGGTGCTCGTTGTCGCCGCGGTGTGGTTGTTGCGGGTGCGGCGGTGGCCGTGGGTGGCGAAAGTGCTTTCGTGGGTGGGGATCTCGGCGTTCGTCACGGTGACGCTCGGGATGCCGTTGGCGGCGACGAAGCTGTACCTGTTCGGCGTTTCGGTGGATCAGGAGTTTCGGACCGAGTATCTGACGCGGCTCACCGACAGTGCGGCGCTGCGGGATATGACGTACGCGGATGTGCCGCCGTTCTATCCGGCGGGGTGGTTCTGGGTCGGCGGGCGCGTGGCGAATGTGCTCGGCATGGACGGCTGGGAGGCGTTCAAGCCGTACGCGATCGGGTCGCTGGCCGTGGCGGCCGTGCTCGCGCTGGTGCTGTGGACGCGACTGATTCGCGCCGACTGGGCCGTCGCGGTGACGGCGGCGACCACCGCGGTCACGGTGACGTACGCGTCGCCCGAGGCGTACAGCGCGGTGATCGTCGTGCTGTTGCCGCCCGCGTTGGTGCTGGCCTGGGGTGCGCTCTATCGGCCGGTCGAGGACGCGGCACGCGCCACCGCCGTCCGCGCGGACGGCACGAACCCGCCGAACGGACCTGGGGCGGTCGGTGCCGATCAGGTCGAGACGGATGATCGAGCCGCAACCGCGACGGCACCAGCCGCCCCGGTCACTCGCGCACCCCGGACCGCGGGAGGCTGGGGAGCGGTCGTCGGCGCGGGTCTGTTCCTCGGCGTCGCCGCCACGTTCTACACCCTGCACTTCCTGGTGGCCGCTTTCGCGATCGCGCTGATGGGTCTCGTCGCCGCGGTCGCCGAGGTGTACCAGCGGCGGGCCGCGCAACACCCCAGGGCCGCACGCCGCGCGGCGACCTCGCCGACCGCCGTTCCGTCCGGACCGGCGTGGCGGGCCGCCGTGCCGCCGCTGGTGCGTCTCGCGGCGATCGCGGTGATCTCCGGTCTGGTCGCGTCGGTGGTCTGGCTGCCGTATCTGCTGGAGTCGCTCACGACGACAACCCCCAGCTCCGGCACCGCCCTGCACTATCTCCCCGAGTCGGGCGCGGAACTCCCCCTGCCGATGACCGAGTTCACCCTGCTCGGCGGCCTGTGCCTGATCGGAACCGTGTGGCTGGTGGTGCGCGCGGGCTCCTCCCGGCGGGCGCAGGCGCTCGGCATCGGCGTGGTCGCGATCTACCTGTGGAGCCTGCTGTCCATGCTGGCGACTGCGGCCGGGACCACGCTGCTGTCGTTCCGGCTGGAGGCGCCGCTGCTCGTGCTGCTCGCGGCGGCGGGCGCGTTCGGTTTCGTCGAGGGGGCGCGGGCCGCGTACCAGGCGTTCAACGAACCCGCGCGGTTCCGGGTCGCCGTTGTCGCGCTCGCGATCGTCGGCGCGCTCGCGTTCGTCCAGGACATCCCGCACGTGCTGACCCCGGAGATCACCACCGCCTACACCGACACCGACGGCGACGGCAACCGCGCCGACAAGCGCCCGCCCTCGGCGGTCTCCTACTACGACGAGATCGACGCGGCGCTGCTCGCGCAGACCGGCCGCCCGCGCGACGAGTCGGTCGTCCTGACCGCCGACACCAGCTTCCTCTCCTTCTATCCGTACTGGGGTTTCCAGGCCCTCACCTCGCACTACGCGAACCCGCTCGCCCATTTCGCCGGCCGGGCGGCGACCATCAAGGACTGGAGCAAACTGGATTCGCCCGCGAAGCTGCTGGAGGCGATGGACAAGAGCCCGTGGCGCGCGCCGGACGCCTTCCTGTTCCGCCGCGGCGGCGACGCCTACACGTTGCGCCTGGCCGAGGACGTCTACCCGAACGACCCGAACGTCAAGCGCTACTCGGTGAGCTTCCCGAAGGAACTGTTCGAGGACCCGGCCTTCACCACCACCGATATCGGCCCCTTCACGCTGATCACCGTCCGGCGCTGA
- a CDS encoding molybdopterin oxidoreductase family protein, giving the protein MAPITELSRNLLRTCPLCEAVCGLEITLDRDDHVTSIRGDKQDPFSKGFICPKGASLGHLDEDPDRVTEPLIRDRATGERRTATWDEAFDYIAERFPPIVAEHGNQAAALYLGNPNAHTVAGALYLPVLIRALGTKNLFSASTADQMPKQVASGLMFGDPLTVPVPDLDRTDYLLMLGANPLESNGSLCTAPDFPGRLKALRRRGGKFVVVDPRLTRTAKLADEHLFVRPGTDAYLLFGIVHTLFAEGLTDVRVEVAGLDEVRAAAADFTPDVVAARTGVPAETVVRIARELAAAPTAAVYARIGTCTAEFGTLTQWLVDVLNVLTGNLDSPGGAMFATAAAGGITRTKPFRTGRWTSRVRGLPESMGELPVATLADEIRTPGEGQVRAMVTVAGNPVLSAPSGARLDEAFAGLEFMVSVDRYVNETTKHADVILPPPRPLQSPHYDFALLQFAVRNYARYSRPLVPLGDRPSEAGVLARLGAALTGKPHNGTGDSDPLTMVDELIIAGMLHKAGIPERRPELHGETSTEQRLDLMLRLGPYGEWNGGTLNLRVLLDNPHGIDLGPLRPRLPEALRTASKRVELAPAPLLADVARLRAKLAEDAPDFVLIGRRHLRSNNSWMHNVASLVSGTNRCTLQIHPDDVSRLGLGDQAVVKSAAGTLTVPLEPTEAIMPGVVSLPHGWGHDGSAQTVAKANAGVNANALTDDSVVDVPSGNAVFNGVPVTLTPA; this is encoded by the coding sequence ATGGCCCCGATCACAGAGCTCTCCCGCAACCTGTTGCGCACCTGCCCGCTGTGCGAAGCGGTATGCGGGCTGGAGATCACCCTCGACCGCGACGATCACGTCACCTCGATCCGCGGCGACAAGCAGGACCCCTTCAGCAAAGGCTTCATCTGTCCCAAAGGCGCCAGCCTCGGACACCTCGACGAGGACCCGGACCGCGTCACCGAACCGCTGATCCGCGACCGGGCGACCGGCGAACGGCGCACCGCGACCTGGGACGAGGCATTCGATTACATCGCCGAGCGCTTTCCGCCGATCGTCGCCGAGCACGGGAACCAGGCGGCCGCACTCTATTTGGGCAACCCGAACGCGCACACCGTGGCGGGCGCGCTGTACCTGCCGGTGCTGATCCGCGCGCTCGGCACCAAGAATCTGTTCTCCGCCAGCACCGCCGATCAGATGCCCAAGCAGGTGGCCAGCGGACTGATGTTCGGTGATCCGCTCACCGTGCCGGTGCCGGACCTGGACCGCACCGACTATCTGCTGATGCTCGGAGCCAATCCGCTCGAATCCAACGGATCGCTGTGCACCGCGCCCGATTTCCCAGGTCGCCTGAAGGCGCTGCGCCGCCGCGGCGGGAAGTTCGTCGTGGTGGACCCGCGGCTGACGCGCACCGCGAAGCTGGCCGACGAGCACCTTTTCGTCCGGCCGGGCACCGACGCGTACCTGTTGTTCGGCATCGTGCACACGCTCTTCGCCGAGGGACTGACCGACGTGCGGGTCGAGGTGGCCGGCTTGGACGAAGTGCGCGCGGCAGCCGCCGATTTCACGCCGGACGTCGTCGCGGCGCGCACGGGGGTGCCCGCCGAGACCGTCGTCCGCATCGCCCGAGAGCTGGCCGCCGCACCGACCGCGGCGGTCTACGCCAGGATCGGCACCTGCACCGCCGAATTCGGCACCCTCACCCAGTGGCTCGTCGACGTGCTCAACGTGCTCACCGGCAATCTGGACTCCCCCGGCGGCGCCATGTTCGCCACCGCCGCGGCGGGCGGCATCACCCGCACCAAACCGTTCCGCACCGGGCGCTGGACCAGCCGGGTGCGCGGGCTGCCCGAGTCCATGGGCGAACTTCCGGTGGCCACGCTCGCCGACGAGATCCGCACGCCGGGTGAGGGTCAGGTACGCGCCATGGTGACGGTCGCGGGCAATCCGGTGCTCTCCGCGCCGAGCGGGGCACGCCTGGACGAGGCGTTCGCCGGGCTGGAGTTCATGGTGAGCGTTGACCGCTACGTCAACGAGACGACCAAGCACGCCGATGTCATCCTGCCGCCGCCGCGCCCGCTCCAGTCCCCGCATTACGATTTCGCGCTGCTCCAATTCGCGGTCCGCAACTACGCGCGCTACTCGCGACCGCTGGTGCCGCTCGGCGACCGCCCGTCGGAGGCCGGGGTGCTCGCCCGGCTCGGCGCCGCGCTCACCGGCAAGCCGCACAACGGAACCGGGGACAGCGATCCGCTGACCATGGTGGACGAACTGATCATCGCCGGCATGCTGCACAAAGCGGGCATTCCGGAGCGTCGGCCGGAACTGCACGGGGAGACCAGCACCGAGCAGCGCCTCGATCTGATGCTGCGGCTCGGTCCCTACGGCGAATGGAACGGCGGCACGCTGAATCTGCGCGTGCTGCTGGACAATCCGCACGGCATCGATCTCGGGCCACTGCGGCCTCGGCTGCCGGAGGCGCTGCGCACCGCTTCGAAGCGGGTCGAGCTCGCGCCCGCACCGCTGCTCGCCGACGTGGCGCGGCTGCGCGCCAAACTGGCCGAGGACGCACCGGATTTCGTGCTGATCGGGCGGCGGCACCTGCGCTCCAACAACAGCTGGATGCACAACGTCGCGAGTCTGGTGAGCGGTACCAACCGGTGCACGTTGCAGATTCACCCCGACGACGTGAGCAGACTCGGACTCGGCGACCAGGCCGTGGTGAAGTCCGCGGCGGGCACGTTGACCGTGCCGCTCGAGCCGACCGAGGCGATCATGCCCGGCGTGGTGAGCCTGCCGCACGGCTGGGGCCACGACGGCAGCGCCCAGACGGTGGCCAAGGCCAACGCCGGGGTGAATGCCAATGCGCTGACCGATGATTCGGTGGTCGACGTGCCTTCGGGGAACGCGGTGTTCAACGGCGTGCCGGTGACGCTGACGCCCGCGTGA
- a CDS encoding pyridoxamine 5'-phosphate oxidase family protein, with product MPGTRCGSDGEHELQERYGTQGRADRFYADQVVDRLNETMIEFIGRMDMAFIATADKHGECDTSFRAGPPGFLHVLDDRTVAYPEYRGNGVMASLGNILENPHVGILLMDFVRDLIGLHINGSARIVEDETLRRSVPGLPSNVKGRTAELWVVVDVEEAYIHCRKHIPHLVPAEREQRDWGTDNIRAKGGDYFGVKAQARAELADLPDSAPALVR from the coding sequence ATGCCCGGTACACGATGTGGCAGCGACGGCGAGCACGAACTACAGGAAAGATACGGTACACAGGGCAGAGCCGACCGATTCTACGCAGATCAGGTGGTCGATCGACTCAACGAGACGATGATCGAATTCATCGGCAGGATGGACATGGCGTTCATCGCCACCGCCGACAAACACGGTGAATGCGACACCAGCTTCCGCGCCGGCCCGCCCGGATTTCTGCACGTGCTGGACGACCGTACGGTCGCTTATCCGGAGTACCGCGGCAACGGCGTGATGGCCAGTCTCGGCAATATTCTGGAGAACCCGCACGTAGGCATCCTGCTAATGGATTTCGTGCGCGATCTCATCGGCCTGCACATCAACGGGTCGGCCCGCATCGTGGAGGACGAGACGCTGCGGCGCAGCGTGCCCGGCCTACCTTCGAACGTCAAGGGAAGGACCGCGGAACTCTGGGTCGTGGTCGACGTCGAGGAGGCATACATCCACTGCCGCAAACACATTCCGCACCTGGTGCCCGCGGAACGCGAGCAGCGGGACTGGGGCACCGACAACATACGGGCCAAGGGGGGCGACTACTTCGGTGTGAAAGCCCAGGCGCGCGCGGAACTCGCGGACCTACCGGACTCGGCGCCCGCGCTCGTCAGATGA